In one window of Leifsonia sp. NPDC080035 DNA:
- a CDS encoding ROK family glucokinase — MHAIGIDIGGTKIAGAVVDELGAIVREDRVPTDATRPEEIENAVVEMITRLSDGPEQIAGAGVAAAGFIDAAQSTVYYAPNINWRHEPFREKLEKRIDLPVLIENDANAAGWAEFRYGAGRLVSDMVILTIGTGVGGAIVSNDRLFRGGFGAGAEVGHMRVVPGGLPCGCGAHGCIEQYGSGRALQRMANELADAGGIGQELADVRHRKGALSGTDISELIMAGDPGALAALRQLGDWLGQACASLGAVLDPQLFVFGGGVAQAGELLLEPIRLAYLENLPARGYHPEPEFKIAELVNDAGVVGAADLARLHASSL; from the coding sequence GTGCACGCGATCGGAATCGACATCGGCGGGACCAAGATCGCGGGGGCCGTCGTCGACGAGCTCGGAGCCATCGTCCGCGAGGACCGCGTGCCGACCGACGCCACCCGGCCCGAGGAGATCGAGAACGCCGTCGTCGAGATGATCACGCGGCTCTCGGACGGCCCGGAGCAGATCGCGGGCGCCGGGGTCGCCGCGGCAGGGTTCATCGACGCCGCCCAGTCGACCGTGTACTACGCGCCGAACATCAACTGGCGGCACGAGCCCTTCCGCGAGAAGCTCGAGAAGCGCATCGACCTGCCCGTGCTCATCGAGAACGACGCCAACGCCGCCGGCTGGGCCGAGTTCCGCTACGGCGCGGGGCGCCTGGTCAGCGACATGGTCATCCTGACCATCGGCACGGGTGTCGGCGGCGCGATCGTCAGCAACGACCGCCTGTTCCGCGGCGGCTTCGGCGCGGGCGCGGAGGTGGGGCACATGCGTGTCGTCCCCGGCGGCCTGCCCTGCGGCTGCGGCGCGCACGGCTGCATCGAGCAGTACGGCTCCGGCCGCGCCCTGCAGCGGATGGCGAACGAGCTGGCCGACGCCGGCGGCATCGGCCAGGAGCTCGCCGACGTGCGGCACCGCAAGGGCGCCCTGAGCGGCACGGACATCTCCGAACTGATCATGGCGGGCGACCCCGGTGCCCTTGCCGCGCTGCGCCAGCTCGGCGACTGGCTCGGCCAGGCCTGCGCGAGCCTCGGTGCCGTGCTCGACCCGCAGCTGTTCGTCTTCGGCGGCGGCGTGGCACAGGCGGGGGAGCTGCTGCTGGAGCCGATCCGGCTGGCCTACCTCGAGAACCTGCCGGCGCGCGGCTACCACCCGGAGCCCGAGTTCAAGATCGCCGAGCTCGTCAACGATGCCGGCGTCGTGGGAGCGGCGGACCTCGCCCGGTTGCACGCCTCCTCCCTCTGA